One part of the Mesorhizobium sp. M4B.F.Ca.ET.058.02.1.1 genome encodes these proteins:
- a CDS encoding response regulator transcription factor → MMGAIFEKGHHDGREKLFWPAPSIQGLEADQVAGVSPMKKPLVLICSQDAEFYLLYSHILEVDGFSSETADGAKAALALAEQRELQAVVLDCDPASINGSAICAHLKREPRTTDLPIIALIAPGAEHQHLDLLKAGVESFVRPVAPAKLLDCLRARLGLTKRGSNGVENDSWICCGGLEMKLDAHRVRGNGHDIHLGRIEFNVLRLMIEAPGKVFSRDELIGAAWRPNIHVGARTVDVHISRIRRALKTALPGSVIRTVRSAGYSLEKPDD, encoded by the coding sequence ATGATGGGCGCGATTTTCGAGAAAGGCCATCATGACGGACGCGAGAAACTTTTTTGGCCAGCCCCCTCGATCCAGGGGCTCGAGGCCGACCAGGTTGCTGGGGTATCGCCGATGAAGAAGCCGCTGGTCCTGATCTGCTCGCAAGATGCCGAGTTCTATCTGCTCTACAGTCACATACTGGAGGTGGACGGTTTCAGCAGTGAGACGGCAGACGGCGCGAAGGCTGCGCTGGCCTTGGCCGAACAACGGGAGCTTCAGGCCGTAGTGCTGGATTGCGACCCAGCCAGCATAAACGGGTCCGCAATTTGCGCCCACCTCAAGCGGGAACCGCGCACCACCGACCTGCCCATCATCGCCCTGATCGCGCCTGGCGCCGAGCACCAGCACCTCGATCTCTTGAAGGCAGGCGTTGAGAGCTTTGTGCGGCCGGTGGCTCCGGCCAAGCTGCTCGACTGCCTGCGGGCGAGGCTCGGGCTGACCAAGCGTGGTTCGAACGGGGTTGAAAACGACAGTTGGATTTGTTGTGGAGGCCTGGAGATGAAGCTCGATGCCCATCGGGTTCGCGGTAATGGCCACGACATCCATCTCGGACGGATCGAGTTCAACGTGCTGCGGCTTATGATTGAGGCCCCCGGCAAGGTCTTCAGCCGGGACGAGCTTATCGGGGCGGCCTGGCGGCCCAACATTCATGTCGGTGCACGCACCGTCGATGTCCATATCAGCCGAATCAGGAGGGCGCTGAAAACGGCCTTGCCCGGCAGCGTCATTCGCACCGTCAGGTCGGCCGGCTACTCGCTCGAGAAGCCGGACGACTGA
- a CDS encoding universal stress protein: MEFKSIFCVTGADHSDEDLTTAAGLCGEVGAHLSVLIIPPPLLLMSSPPLEWGTGRAQAIAVPNYRFQQIEKFSQDVTRMERRSADILKRLKAMSLSCDVDTDYCDPASLGEVARQRALCADLTIVGADLLNDETLGPPVVNGCLFDSGKPVLIVPKGAKATLSPRRVLVGWDSRVEASRAVREALSLLSAAEEVCVAMVDPKAQNNGKGAQSGADIAAYLTRHGARVSVDLLKSAGKSAATVLTQHAADTCADMIVMGAYGSRRLRERIFGGPPSWSFEKTTLPLFLAR; encoded by the coding sequence ATGGAATTTAAAAGCATATTCTGTGTGACGGGTGCTGATCATTCTGATGAGGACCTCACAACAGCTGCCGGACTGTGTGGCGAGGTCGGCGCGCACCTATCCGTACTGATTATACCGCCTCCATTGCTCTTGATGTCGTCTCCGCCCCTCGAGTGGGGTACGGGACGTGCACAGGCAATTGCAGTACCGAATTATCGATTTCAGCAAATCGAGAAATTTTCACAGGACGTGACCAGAATGGAAAGACGGTCCGCGGATATCCTCAAACGGCTGAAAGCTATGTCGCTTTCCTGTGACGTTGACACCGACTATTGCGATCCGGCTAGCCTCGGTGAAGTGGCGCGACAGCGGGCGCTCTGCGCTGACCTGACGATCGTTGGAGCGGACCTCCTCAACGATGAGACTCTCGGACCTCCTGTTGTCAACGGCTGCTTGTTCGATAGCGGAAAGCCGGTGCTCATCGTGCCGAAGGGCGCTAAGGCGACCCTGTCGCCTCGACGCGTGCTGGTCGGCTGGGATTCGCGCGTAGAGGCCTCGCGTGCGGTTCGGGAAGCTCTTAGTCTCCTATCCGCTGCTGAGGAAGTTTGTGTCGCTATGGTCGATCCGAAGGCGCAAAACAACGGGAAAGGTGCGCAGTCTGGAGCAGACATCGCTGCCTATCTTACTCGGCACGGTGCTCGGGTCTCGGTTGACCTGCTTAAGAGCGCCGGTAAATCGGCGGCCACAGTGCTGACGCAGCACGCGGCCGACACCTGCGCCGACATGATAGTCATGGGTGCTTATGGCAGCCGTCGGCTGCGTGAGCGGATTTTCGGCGGTCCGCCGAGCTGGAGCTTTGAGAAGACCACATTGCCGCTGTTTTTGGCTCGCTGA
- the nifX gene encoding nitrogen fixation protein NifX, with product MNAVRRLSLVSNEVFAPMPEQRACALRVAIATQDMKDLNAHFGSARRFAVYDVTREEWNLVEAVAFDDVSDESGEHRAEGDDRITPKVDALKGCHLLFCLAIGGPSAAKVVAAKIHPIKVAEPQSIQEVLLRTQMMLRTCPPPWLRKVLAQAGVAETKPSFEDED from the coding sequence ATGAACGCTGTTCGCCGCCTCTCGCTGGTCAGTAATGAGGTTTTCGCACCGATGCCGGAACAACGTGCATGCGCATTGCGCGTCGCGATCGCCACTCAGGACATGAAGGACCTCAACGCCCATTTCGGGTCGGCCAGACGCTTTGCTGTCTACGACGTGACGCGCGAGGAGTGGAACCTCGTCGAAGCCGTGGCCTTCGATGACGTTTCGGATGAAAGCGGGGAGCATCGGGCCGAGGGCGATGACCGCATCACGCCCAAGGTGGATGCGCTGAAGGGCTGTCATCTGCTGTTTTGTCTGGCGATTGGCGGACCTTCGGCAGCCAAGGTTGTCGCGGCAAAAATCCACCCGATCAAAGTGGCGGAGCCCCAATCCATCCAAGAGGTGCTGTTGCGCACGCAGATGATGCTCAGGACGTGTCCTCCGCCCTGGCTGCGCAAGGTGCTGGCGCAAGCGGGCGTTGCCGAAACGAAACCGTCCTTCGAGGACGAGGACTGA